In Halorhabdus tiamatea SARL4B, a genomic segment contains:
- a CDS encoding DUF2070 family protein, which yields MTTTQGNLAGLSRYIFRAPRWYSSIGFALLIAALVGVAAFDSRYILEDAWQGIFYIGLPTLAAGVLTPPVDRLIGGQLTPSRASLLALGCELLVIAIMTSASLVAALTSLGQIFVFDALLFALAAIFAVRLLVVMAVSRHRLAVAAIPASIQTVAAAVLLFVYSGTMRYLEIGGPLARSYLSRPEQAPPELLVVLPNDFLVLALLCLLYAIAVWLFLVVIDWPWRRSLGVSALDFLEGFIGHIAEGSNELEEFFEEIGEEALVPVTVLSFRRPAGEEKARFVLPMIHPGPMGEIGGGNLPKRIAQEADGLGFPPHATAGHDFNLVTEREVETVLDAAEQAHERIEYSETATAGERIAEGEATLTGQAFGDHALATVTFSPGYADDVEYAVGLSAAAEARNGHLSEVMLVDAHNCNNGLDGENLGHVVPGGERSFDLIHGADRLGEALAAADQGTLRLGTAHEETPWEPEDGIGPLGVRVAVVEVEGETTAYVLIDGNNMEPGLREEIVAAIDQVDLLEVMTSDTHVVNTVEAENQVGDQIPGAELIDVIDGLVEDALADLEPVEAGMASEQAEVTVFGTDRTETLASTANAVVSLGAPLAGIFTLAVVAISLLLFLLT from the coding sequence ATGACGACGACGCAGGGCAATCTCGCCGGCCTCTCTCGATATATCTTCCGTGCCCCGCGGTGGTACTCCAGTATCGGGTTTGCGCTGCTGATCGCGGCGCTGGTGGGCGTCGCGGCCTTCGACTCGCGGTACATTCTCGAGGACGCCTGGCAGGGGATCTTCTACATCGGCTTGCCGACGCTTGCCGCCGGCGTCCTGACGCCGCCGGTCGATCGGCTGATCGGCGGCCAGTTGACGCCGAGTCGGGCCTCGCTGCTCGCACTCGGCTGTGAGTTGCTCGTCATCGCGATCATGACCAGCGCAAGTCTCGTCGCCGCGCTCACGTCTCTCGGGCAGATATTCGTCTTCGACGCCCTCCTGTTCGCGCTTGCAGCCATCTTCGCCGTCCGGCTCCTGGTCGTGATGGCCGTCTCGCGCCACCGACTGGCTGTCGCCGCGATTCCGGCGAGCATCCAGACGGTCGCCGCCGCCGTCCTGTTATTCGTCTACAGTGGAACCATGCGCTACCTGGAGATCGGTGGCCCTCTCGCCAGGTCGTACCTCTCGCGGCCCGAGCAGGCCCCGCCGGAACTCCTGGTCGTGTTACCGAACGATTTCCTCGTGCTAGCGCTGCTCTGTCTGCTCTATGCGATCGCAGTCTGGCTGTTTCTCGTCGTCATCGACTGGCCCTGGCGGCGGAGCCTCGGCGTCAGCGCCCTGGACTTCCTCGAGGGCTTCATCGGCCACATCGCCGAAGGCTCGAACGAACTCGAGGAGTTCTTCGAGGAGATCGGCGAGGAGGCGCTCGTCCCGGTGACGGTCCTTTCGTTTCGACGGCCCGCCGGCGAGGAGAAAGCCCGGTTCGTCCTGCCGATGATCCACCCTGGCCCGATGGGTGAGATCGGTGGCGGCAACCTCCCAAAGCGGATCGCCCAAGAGGCCGACGGCCTGGGCTTTCCCCCACACGCCACTGCCGGGCATGACTTCAATCTCGTGACCGAACGGGAGGTCGAGACCGTCCTCGACGCCGCCGAGCAAGCCCACGAACGCATCGAGTATTCCGAGACGGCGACGGCGGGCGAACGCATCGCGGAGGGCGAAGCGACGCTGACGGGCCAGGCTTTCGGCGATCACGCGCTCGCGACCGTGACGTTCTCGCCCGGGTACGCAGACGACGTCGAGTACGCTGTCGGCCTCTCGGCCGCCGCCGAGGCGCGCAACGGCCACCTCTCGGAAGTGATGCTCGTCGACGCCCACAACTGCAACAACGGCCTCGACGGCGAGAACCTGGGACACGTCGTCCCCGGCGGCGAGCGCTCCTTCGACCTGATCCACGGTGCGGACCGCCTCGGCGAGGCGCTCGCGGCAGCCGATCAGGGAACGCTTCGCCTCGGGACGGCCCACGAGGAGACACCCTGGGAACCCGAAGACGGGATCGGCCCGCTTGGCGTCCGGGTGGCCGTCGTGGAAGTCGAGGGTGAGACGACCGCGTATGTACTGATCGACGGCAACAACATGGAACCCGGACTCCGCGAGGAGATCGTCGCCGCGATCGACCAGGTCGACCTCCTTGAGGTGATGACCTCTGACACCCACGTCGTCAATACGGTCGAGGCCGAAAACCAGGTCGGCGATCAGATTCCGGGCGCGGAACTCATCGACGTGATCGACGGCCTGGTCGAGGACGCACTCGCCGACCTCGAACCCGTCGAGGCCGGGATGGCAAGCGAACAGGCCGAGGTCACGGTCTTTGGCACCGATCGGACCGAAACGCTCGCGAGTACCGCCAACGCCGTCGTCTCGCTCGGCGCGCCGCTGGCCGGCATCTTCACCCTCGCCGTCGTCGCGATCAGCCTCCTGCTGTTCTTGTTGACGTGA
- a CDS encoding family 43 glycosylhydrolase: MTAGDDTHTLNRRHVLKSIGAGAVGTTSVLSARSVIADSDGTHYSNPLYGPDFADPTIHRADDGTWWAYASNMSYIDDADEELVPILSSPDLVNWTYEGEAFDSRPGWLYGSIWAPDVHYHDGQWVLFYALWPRGDDDSQVPGIGVATADTPDGPFTDHGEILSNPDHPYPGNTIDPYFVFHNETPYLFWANFAGINVVELTDDLRDYRAGTFDQIAGSAYEGPAIFKRGDYWYVFGSTGDCCDGFDSTYEVEVGRSEYFLGPYHDRNGTPMLERDEWNAGPTHLGDNDRFVGPGHGDVTVDDDGTYWFVYHAYDTEGPAFVDSGWPPARQLFVDPIRWEDGWPIIGCDGTPSIEMPIPGEGGYCSGSDDGTGDGGGDGTDDRYETWSDTDDPYYSTLVSDLEGYNLASAGQFVNGNEEATVWDTYEIDGGNADRLERSSLAVSDEVPFSEAARFEVTDTPENPWEITLKSVGERELESGHVLLGVAYMRTPDEEASVTYKSTASSNESDNYVTRAQPPLDTEWQRYYFPIEFGVSAAPGEWWTEIWLGAAAQTVDIGGLAVIDFARGVRADDLPVGEDPGETAVETDDGTETVTSGESEGEQDDDETSDSEGTPADALPGGEGSSQDLDGDGLYEDVDGDGDADISDVRSLLTNFNSEMVQEHADAYDFDGDGGVDVGDVLALYRRSYRSVT; this comes from the coding sequence ATGACGGCGGGGGATGACACGCACACGCTGAATCGACGTCACGTACTCAAATCGATCGGGGCTGGGGCGGTCGGCACCACGAGTGTACTCAGCGCGAGGTCAGTGATAGCTGACAGCGACGGAACTCATTACTCGAATCCGCTGTACGGACCTGACTTCGCGGACCCCACGATCCACCGTGCGGACGATGGGACGTGGTGGGCCTACGCCTCGAACATGAGCTATATTGACGACGCCGACGAGGAGTTAGTACCGATCCTCTCCTCGCCGGACCTCGTCAACTGGACGTACGAGGGCGAGGCGTTCGACTCCCGACCAGGCTGGCTGTATGGATCGATCTGGGCACCCGACGTCCACTACCACGACGGCCAGTGGGTGCTGTTCTACGCCCTCTGGCCGCGCGGAGACGACGACAGTCAAGTACCCGGAATCGGGGTGGCCACGGCAGACACGCCCGATGGCCCATTCACGGACCATGGCGAGATCCTCTCCAACCCGGATCACCCCTATCCTGGCAACACGATCGACCCGTACTTCGTCTTCCACAACGAGACACCGTACCTCTTCTGGGCCAACTTTGCAGGCATCAACGTGGTGGAACTCACCGACGATCTACGGGACTACCGGGCAGGGACCTTCGACCAAATCGCCGGAAGCGCCTACGAGGGGCCGGCCATCTTCAAGCGAGGGGACTACTGGTACGTGTTTGGCTCCACCGGCGATTGCTGTGATGGCTTCGACAGCACGTATGAAGTGGAGGTCGGGCGGTCGGAGTACTTCCTCGGCCCGTACCACGACCGGAACGGCACCCCGATGCTCGAGCGTGACGAGTGGAACGCGGGGCCGACTCACCTCGGTGACAACGATCGCTTCGTCGGGCCGGGCCACGGAGACGTAACGGTCGATGACGACGGCACCTACTGGTTCGTCTATCACGCCTACGACACCGAGGGACCGGCGTTCGTCGACAGCGGCTGGCCGCCGGCACGGCAACTGTTCGTCGATCCGATCCGGTGGGAGGACGGGTGGCCCATCATCGGCTGTGACGGAACGCCGTCGATCGAGATGCCCATCCCCGGCGAAGGGGGCTACTGCAGTGGCAGTGACGACGGGACTGGTGATGGCGGTGGCGATGGGACAGATGACAGATACGAGACGTGGTCGGACACCGACGACCCGTACTACTCGACGCTCGTCAGTGATCTCGAGGGATACAACCTCGCCAGCGCGGGCCAGTTCGTCAATGGCAACGAGGAGGCGACAGTCTGGGATACCTACGAGATCGACGGCGGCAACGCCGACCGACTCGAGCGGTCGTCACTGGCCGTCAGCGACGAGGTGCCGTTCTCGGAGGCGGCCCGCTTCGAGGTGACCGACACACCGGAGAACCCGTGGGAGATCACCCTCAAGTCCGTCGGCGAGCGTGAACTGGAGAGCGGGCACGTCCTCCTCGGTGTCGCGTACATGCGCACGCCCGATGAGGAAGCCTCGGTGACCTACAAGTCGACGGCGTCTAGCAACGAGTCAGACAACTACGTTACCCGGGCCCAGCCGCCACTGGATACCGAGTGGCAGCGATACTACTTCCCGATCGAGTTCGGCGTATCGGCCGCCCCCGGCGAGTGGTGGACCGAGATCTGGCTGGGCGCAGCGGCCCAGACAGTCGACATCGGCGGCCTCGCAGTGATCGACTTCGCCCGGGGGGTGCGAGCCGACGACCTTCCAGTCGGAGAGGACCCCGGAGAGACGGCGGTCGAAACCGATGACGGCACCGAGACGGTCACGTCCGGCGAAAGCGAGGGTGAGCAAGATGACGACGAAACCAGCGATAGCGAGGGGACGCCGGCCGATGCACTGCCCGGCGGCGAGGGGTCGTCCCAGGATCTGGACGGCGACGGCCTGTACGAAGACGTCGACGGGGACGGCGACGCCGATATCAGCGACGTCCGATCGCTGTTGACTAACTTCAACAGCGAGATGGTCCAGGAACACGCCGACGCCTACGACTTCGACGGCGACGGCGGCGTCGACGTCGGCGACGTACTCGCGCTGTACCGGCGCAGCTACCGTAGCGTCACGTAG
- a CDS encoding GMP synthase subunit A yields the protein MTRIDVIDNHGQFTHLEQRALRDIGVESSLIDNTTPPEEIDADGLVLSGGPSMDRIGNSPEYLDRDIPVLGICLGMQLMAVELDGAVGEGDYGGYADVTVEILDDADPLVGSLAPETRVWASHADEVTQVPTGFERTATSDVCDVEAMSDTDRDLYGVQWHPEVAHTEEGEAVFENFLSICE from the coding sequence ATGACTCGCATCGACGTGATCGACAACCACGGCCAGTTCACCCACCTCGAGCAACGGGCGTTACGGGACATCGGCGTGGAGTCGTCGCTGATCGACAACACGACGCCACCTGAAGAGATCGATGCCGACGGCCTCGTGCTCTCGGGCGGCCCCTCGATGGACCGGATCGGGAACAGCCCCGAGTACCTCGATCGCGACATTCCGGTCCTGGGCATCTGTCTCGGGATGCAGCTCATGGCGGTCGAACTCGACGGGGCAGTCGGGGAAGGCGATTACGGCGGCTACGCGGACGTGACCGTCGAGATCCTCGACGACGCAGACCCCTTGGTCGGCTCGCTCGCACCCGAAACGCGGGTCTGGGCCAGCCACGCCGACGAGGTCACGCAAGTCCCGACCGGCTTCGAGCGAACCGCGACCTCCGACGTCTGTGACGTCGAGGCGATGAGCGACACCGACCGGGATCTCTACGGCGTCCAGTGGCATCCGGAAGTCGCCCACACCGAGGAGGGCGAGGCAGTCTTCGAGAACTTTCTGTCCATCTGTGAGTGA
- a CDS encoding ATP-binding protein — MVVTKRALGANYVTGTGLLLCGLFVPLLAGRTIDPPAAIVGGLGVLAAAALAMSGYWLDHVGLTGEQVWRVAIHAGLGIGIVTLGSLLVLVLTRVPDPGTSETTLLMSSIALGGTGGAVAGTIREFDRSTTTLTRSTEVLSRVLRHNLRNDMTVILGQLDRLENDPDDTFEPARSIRATVGDVAALSEQARLVELAVIRDKRRCHPTDVVACVKSVAETAQPDPSLAVETDLPEAAWAQADWMLETAIEHVLEAVRPQDEEPTVSISVEQTDAGRVSIRIVGGQLTPAAIETLEDGTETPLKHSEGLNLWLVRWIVRGYGGTITVEEESSAVTLQVQRAMPVTFGE; from the coding sequence ATGGTGGTCACGAAACGGGCACTCGGCGCAAATTACGTCACCGGGACGGGACTCCTCCTGTGTGGGCTGTTCGTCCCACTACTGGCAGGGCGGACTATCGACCCCCCGGCCGCGATCGTGGGGGGACTCGGCGTCCTTGCGGCGGCGGCGCTGGCGATGTCAGGCTACTGGCTCGATCACGTCGGGCTGACGGGCGAGCAGGTCTGGCGGGTCGCGATCCACGCTGGCCTCGGAATCGGGATCGTCACGCTCGGGAGCCTGCTGGTCCTCGTCCTCACACGAGTCCCAGACCCGGGGACGTCTGAAACGACGCTCCTGATGAGTTCGATTGCCCTCGGTGGGACGGGCGGGGCAGTAGCCGGAACGATTCGGGAATTCGACCGCTCGACGACGACGCTCACCCGAAGCACCGAAGTGCTCTCGCGTGTCCTCCGGCACAACCTCCGCAACGACATGACGGTCATCCTCGGACAACTCGACCGTCTGGAGAACGACCCAGACGACACTTTCGAGCCGGCACGTTCGATCCGGGCCACCGTCGGAGACGTGGCCGCGCTCTCAGAACAGGCCCGGCTGGTCGAACTCGCCGTAATTCGTGACAAGCGCCGTTGCCATCCAACAGACGTCGTCGCGTGTGTCAAAAGTGTGGCCGAGACGGCACAACCCGACCCCAGTCTCGCCGTCGAGACAGACCTTCCCGAGGCGGCGTGGGCCCAGGCCGACTGGATGCTCGAGACTGCGATCGAACACGTCCTCGAAGCTGTCCGCCCGCAGGACGAGGAACCGACAGTTTCGATCAGTGTCGAGCAGACCGACGCTGGCCGTGTGTCGATCCGGATCGTCGGCGGACAACTCACGCCGGCAGCGATCGAAACGCTCGAAGACGGAACGGAGACTCCGCTCAAACACAGCGAAGGGCTGAACCTGTGGCTCGTCCGATGGATCGTCCGTGGCTACGGCGGGACGATCACCGTCGAGGAAGAATCGTCTGCGGTGACGCTCCAGGTCCAGCGAGCGATGCCGGTCACGTTCGGCGAGTAG
- a CDS encoding plasmid partition protein ParG, with translation MTKRLTVDFEDELYKEFSKQCIDAEKTKSEVVRGLVKDWLNESEE, from the coding sequence ATGACTAAACGACTCACCGTTGACTTCGAGGACGAGTTATACAAGGAGTTCTCGAAGCAGTGTATCGACGCTGAGAAAACCAAATCCGAAGTCGTGCGTGGACTCGTCAAAGACTGGCTCAACGAATCCGAAGAATGA
- the tnpA gene encoding IS200/IS605-like element ISHti1 family transposase, whose protein sequence is MGEKRSNHTVYNVNYHFVWCPKYRHPILGVIEDSLESSFREVCDDYNYEILSLHISPDHVHLFLSAHPKYAPSEIVRTVKSITAREMWQQHEPLLQEYLWGGGFWEESYYVGTAGDVSTDTIEQYIERTEHV, encoded by the coding sequence ATGGGCGAGAAACGGTCAAACCACACAGTATACAACGTCAACTACCACTTTGTGTGGTGTCCGAAGTACCGACACCCGATACTGGGTGTGATAGAAGATTCACTGGAATCGAGTTTTCGAGAGGTGTGCGACGACTACAACTACGAGATTCTGTCGTTGCACATCTCACCCGACCACGTACACCTGTTTCTGTCAGCACATCCCAAATACGCCCCGAGCGAGATTGTACGGACAGTCAAGAGCATTACAGCACGAGAGATGTGGCAACAGCACGAACCTCTGTTACAGGAATACCTGTGGGGCGGTGGGTTCTGGGAGGAATCGTACTACGTCGGGACGGCTGGTGACGTTTCGACCGATACGATTGAACAGTACATCGAGCGAACGGAACACGTTTAA
- a CDS encoding DUF192 domain-containing protein, with product MRVVHEPADGGENRTLATDVEMAEGVLAKVRGLRFRRSLPDDYALVFPFGHAGRRDIDMLFVRTAIDVLWISDDRVQQVKTLRPWIGFGLARADCVIELPPGAADGVETGDRVVVESDET from the coding sequence ATGCGCGTCGTGCACGAGCCAGCGGACGGCGGCGAGAATCGGACGCTGGCGACGGACGTCGAGATGGCCGAGGGAGTGCTGGCGAAAGTCCGCGGACTCCGGTTTCGCCGATCGCTTCCCGACGACTACGCGCTCGTGTTTCCGTTCGGGCACGCGGGCCGGCGAGACATCGACATGCTGTTCGTCCGCACGGCGATCGACGTGCTCTGGATCAGTGACGATCGCGTCCAGCAGGTAAAGACACTCCGGCCCTGGATCGGCTTCGGCCTGGCACGCGCCGACTGCGTCATCGAGTTACCGCCCGGCGCGGCCGATGGCGTCGAGACTGGGGATCGGGTCGTCGTCGAATCCGACGAGACGTGA
- a CDS encoding (R)-citramalate synthase, with translation MPGLFGEHPATEPLESLSDVGLLDTTLRDGEQAPGVSLSPAEKAHIARELDAAGIDVIEAGSAVTGPGERETIRRVTDLDLDATVTSFARNVESDVDLALETGVDGVHLVVPASDRHIEDKIGTTREDVIADTAALVEYATDHDLWVEVIGEDGSRADLDFLEELMAEALDAGADRVCYADTVGHATPDRTLDAVSRLADLGPTSTHTHDDLGLAVTNALVSLAAGADLVHGTINGIGERAGNVALEEVAIALDHGYGVETMDLTRVHDLAQLIANKTGIPLAPNKAVVGENAFTHESGIHTDGTLKDDAMYEPYPPEKVGRERRLALGKHAGRAGVNAALAEHDIDVSDDELDAVFERVKDLGERDKRVTDADLLAIAEDVQDRERERRIELVDLNTVAGSGTPTASIRLLVDGVERTEASVGDGPVDAAMNAVEAALGHDVDWSLDSYHVDAITGQTDAVVTVEVEMSRGDRSVTVARSDADITRASVEAMVEAIDRLVETESGPLVADD, from the coding sequence TTGCCAGGACTGTTCGGCGAGCATCCCGCGACCGAGCCACTCGAATCGCTCTCGGACGTCGGACTGCTCGATACGACGCTTCGAGACGGTGAACAGGCACCCGGGGTATCGCTGTCGCCCGCGGAGAAAGCACACATCGCCCGCGAACTCGACGCCGCCGGTATCGACGTCATCGAAGCCGGCAGCGCCGTCACCGGGCCGGGCGAACGCGAGACGATCCGGCGCGTGACTGACCTCGATCTCGACGCGACGGTCACGAGTTTCGCCCGCAACGTCGAGAGTGACGTCGACCTCGCCTTAGAGACCGGCGTCGACGGCGTCCACCTCGTCGTCCCGGCCAGTGACCGTCACATCGAGGACAAGATCGGGACGACCCGCGAGGATGTCATCGCTGATACCGCAGCCCTTGTGGAGTACGCCACCGATCACGACCTCTGGGTCGAGGTGATCGGCGAGGACGGCTCCCGGGCCGACCTGGATTTCCTCGAGGAACTCATGGCCGAGGCCCTCGACGCCGGCGCGGATCGGGTCTGCTATGCCGACACCGTCGGTCACGCGACGCCCGACCGGACGCTAGACGCCGTCTCGCGACTCGCCGACCTCGGGCCGACGAGCACCCACACCCACGACGACCTCGGGCTGGCGGTCACCAACGCCCTGGTCTCGCTGGCGGCCGGTGCCGACCTCGTCCACGGGACGATCAACGGCATCGGCGAGCGGGCGGGCAACGTCGCCTTGGAGGAGGTCGCCATCGCCTTAGATCACGGCTACGGCGTCGAGACGATGGATCTCACGCGGGTCCACGACCTCGCCCAGCTCATCGCCAACAAGACCGGCATCCCGCTGGCCCCGAACAAGGCCGTCGTCGGCGAGAACGCCTTCACCCACGAGAGCGGTATCCACACTGACGGCACGCTCAAGGACGACGCGATGTACGAACCCTACCCGCCGGAGAAGGTGGGCCGGGAGCGCCGTCTCGCGCTCGGCAAACACGCCGGTCGGGCCGGGGTGAACGCGGCGCTCGCTGAACACGACATCGACGTCTCCGACGACGAACTCGACGCCGTCTTCGAGCGCGTGAAGGACCTCGGCGAGCGCGACAAACGCGTCACCGACGCCGACCTGCTCGCCATCGCCGAGGACGTCCAGGACCGCGAACGCGAACGGCGGATCGAACTCGTCGACCTGAACACGGTCGCCGGCAGCGGCACCCCGACCGCCAGCATCCGCCTGCTGGTCGACGGCGTCGAGCGTACCGAGGCCTCGGTCGGCGACGGCCCCGTCGACGCCGCGATGAACGCCGTCGAGGCCGCCCTCGGCCACGACGTCGACTGGAGTCTCGACTCCTATCACGTCGACGCGATCACCGGTCAGACCGACGCCGTCGTCACCGTCGAAGTCGAGATGTCCCGCGGCGACCGCTCTGTGACGGTCGCCCGCAGCGACGCCGACATCACCCGGGCCTCCGTCGAGGCCATGGTCGAGGCCATCGACCGCCTGGTCGAGACGGAGTCCGGACCGCTCGTTGCTGACGACTAA
- the sugE gene encoding quaternary ammonium compound efflux SMR transporter SugE, translated as MSWWLLFVAGLFEVAWAIGLEYSDGLSKPLPTLGTAVALVISMVLLAQAVKELPVGTAYAVWTGIGAVGTASLGIVLFDEPATLARIFFIGTIVVGIVGLHLVSGSA; from the coding sequence ATGTCCTGGTGGCTCCTGTTCGTGGCTGGGCTGTTCGAGGTCGCGTGGGCGATCGGGCTCGAATACTCCGATGGCCTGTCGAAACCACTGCCGACGCTCGGGACAGCTGTCGCGCTCGTGATCAGCATGGTTCTGCTGGCCCAGGCCGTCAAGGAACTCCCCGTGGGGACGGCCTACGCAGTCTGGACCGGGATCGGGGCCGTCGGGACGGCGTCGCTGGGGATCGTCCTCTTCGACGAACCGGCGACGCTCGCGCGGATCTTCTTCATCGGGACGATTGTCGTCGGCATCGTCGGCCTGCATCTCGTCTCCGGCAGCGCCTGA
- a CDS encoding HAD family hydrolase: MYEAIVFDNDGVLMELTEMDLHRRAARDAFEAVGVADPADEHVEAMSIGVTVPKLHAVCDHYGLDPPEFWRTRDDLMARRQQAAIRRGEKGVYDDVTALDALDRPAGIVSSNQQATVDFGLDAFDLARHFETVYGREPTVESLRRKKPAPYYIQQALSDLGTADALYVGDSETDVEAAHAAGIDAAFVRRPHRAGENLSVTPEYEIDGLADVPQILDGEPPASD; the protein is encoded by the coding sequence ATGTACGAGGCCATCGTCTTCGACAACGACGGCGTGCTGATGGAGTTGACGGAGATGGACCTCCACCGGCGGGCCGCCCGCGATGCGTTCGAAGCCGTCGGCGTCGCCGATCCCGCTGACGAACACGTCGAAGCGATGAGCATCGGCGTCACGGTTCCGAAGCTTCACGCTGTCTGTGATCACTACGGCCTCGATCCCCCGGAGTTCTGGCGGACCCGAGACGACCTGATGGCTCGACGCCAGCAAGCGGCCATCCGCCGCGGCGAGAAGGGCGTCTACGACGACGTCACGGCACTGGACGCGCTGGATCGACCCGCCGGAATCGTGAGCTCCAACCAGCAGGCGACCGTCGATTTCGGGCTCGACGCGTTTGATCTTGCCCGGCACTTCGAGACCGTCTACGGTCGGGAACCCACCGTCGAGAGTCTCCGACGCAAGAAACCCGCGCCGTACTACATCCAGCAGGCTCTCTCGGATCTCGGAACGGCAGACGCACTCTACGTCGGCGACAGCGAGACCGACGTCGAAGCGGCCCATGCCGCGGGCATCGACGCGGCGTTCGTCCGTCGACCCCACCGCGCTGGCGAGAACCTGTCGGTCACACCCGAATACGAGATCGACGGGCTCGCGGATGTGCCGCAGATTCTCGACGGAGAGCCGCCCGCAAGTGATTGA
- a CDS encoding arsenate-mycothiol transferase ArsC encodes MTGETTKLGFICVQNAGRSQMSTAFAERERERRGLEDEVEIVTGGTHPADSVHDEVVETMAEIGMDLADRQPREISTPALNECDVVATMGCSTLELEADVEVRDWALPDPDGQDQERVREIREQVEARVSALFDEWFGPAE; translated from the coding sequence ATGACCGGAGAGACCACGAAACTGGGATTCATTTGTGTCCAGAATGCGGGCCGCAGCCAGATGTCGACGGCTTTCGCCGAGCGCGAGCGGGAGCGCCGCGGGCTCGAAGACGAGGTAGAGATCGTCACCGGCGGGACCCATCCGGCCGATTCGGTCCACGACGAAGTGGTCGAGACGATGGCCGAGATCGGTATGGATCTCGCGGATCGTCAGCCCCGCGAAATTTCGACCCCAGCGTTGAACGAGTGTGACGTCGTCGCGACGATGGGCTGTTCGACGCTCGAACTCGAGGCCGACGTCGAGGTTCGTGACTGGGCGTTGCCGGATCCCGACGGACAAGACCAAGAGCGCGTCCGTGAGATCCGCGAGCAGGTCGAGGCACGCGTTTCGGCACTCTTCGACGAGTGGTTCGGCCCGGCCGAGTGA
- a CDS encoding ArsR/SmtB family transcription factor has product MSSQSKDYRVDRETMADLESIVEGSDLETAVDIFEALSDERRVTVMRLLGESDLCVCDLVEIFDIEYSKLSYHLKVLKDAGLVSTDRDGNYVTYQPTACGKDVIDVIQQFE; this is encoded by the coding sequence ATGTCGTCACAATCGAAGGACTACCGGGTCGACCGAGAGACGATGGCCGACCTGGAATCGATCGTCGAGGGGAGTGACCTCGAGACCGCCGTGGATATCTTCGAGGCACTGTCAGACGAGCGTCGCGTGACGGTGATGCGATTGCTCGGCGAGTCCGACCTGTGTGTCTGTGATCTGGTCGAGATTTTCGACATCGAGTACTCGAAACTCTCCTATCACCTCAAAGTGCTCAAGGACGCAGGGCTGGTGAGCACAGATCGTGACGGCAACTACGTGACGTACCAACCGACCGCTTGCGGGAAGGACGTCATCGACGTGATCCAGCAGTTCGAGTGA
- a CDS encoding thioredoxin family protein has product MKIEVIGPGCPRCKETEQRVNQALETLDGVEATVEKVEGQMEIIDRGVMHTPAVAVDGEVKTEGDIPDVDRLVDVFESV; this is encoded by the coding sequence ATGAAAATCGAAGTCATCGGCCCTGGTTGCCCCAGGTGCAAAGAGACAGAACAGCGCGTCAACCAAGCACTCGAAACCCTCGACGGCGTCGAGGCGACCGTCGAGAAAGTCGAGGGCCAGATGGAAATCATCGACCGCGGTGTGATGCATACGCCCGCCGTCGCCGTCGACGGTGAAGTCAAGACCGAAGGAGACATTCCGGACGTCGATCGGCTGGTCGACGTCTTCGAGTCGGTGTAG